From a single Candoia aspera isolate rCanAsp1 chromosome 2, rCanAsp1.hap2, whole genome shotgun sequence genomic region:
- the LOC134492114 gene encoding zinc finger protein OZF-like encodes MSRMSQKEELQKMQASTVLFDPDRVKKEDEAMTFGQTEDNGGKSYVSEVKDEDHQWKPEEGTAEGNVCNNVGQRESVKGSQELCRHQDNSLEKTAAESISSRGSEITGQEGLCGQEQKSSVCSKVQAEEAIYQCLYCKKSFNAHFKLIRHHRIHTGEKPYKCLDCGKSFDQKGNLIAHARIHTGEKPFVCPDCGKNFSHKGSLILHVRTHTGEKPYKCLDCGKRFSRSGSLKEHEKTHTGERPYACLDCGRSFRKNSELATHYRFHTGEKPYKCSGCEKSFSTSSNLIAHQRTHTGEKPYKCSDCGKRFSQAGNLKEHERTHTGEKPYKCPDCGKSFRQISYFMKHHQTHLPEGKMPMEEKPYKCSDCGKGFGEKASLGRHERIHTGEKPFKCSDCGKSFCLKSNLVVHVRIHTGEKPYRCSECGKSFNQTSSLHNHERTHKGEEPYKCLECGKSFNRPSQLKTHERIHTGEKPFKCSECGKGFVYSHHLVRHQRNHTEEKPYICSKCGKGFSHKSTLIRHQGIHREGKK; translated from the exons ATGTCCAGGATGAGTcaaaaggaagagctgcagaagatGCAGGCCAGCACAGTTCTTTTTGACCCAGATAGAGTTAAGAAGGAAGATGAAGCCATGACTTTTGGCCAGACAGAAGATAATGGAG GCAAGAGTTATGTGTCTGAGGTGAAAGATGAGGACCACCAATGGAAACCTGAGGAAGGAACAGCTGAAGGGAATGTATGCAACAATGTTGGGCAGAGAGAATCTGTGAAAGGCTCCCAAGAACTGTGCAGGCATCAGGAtaactctctggaaaagactgCAGCTGAATCCATTTCTTCCCGGGGAAGTGAAATCACAGGCCAGGAGGGACTCTGTGGACAGGAACAGAAGAGTTCGGTATGCAGCAAAGTTCAGGCTGAGGAGGCAATATACCAATGCTTATACTGTAAGAAATCCTTCAATGCCCACTTTAAATTAATTAGGCATCACAGAAtccacactggagagaaaccataCAAGTGTTTGGATTGCGGCAAGAGCTTTGACCAAAAAGGCAACCTCATTGCGCACgcaaggatccacacaggggaaaaaccGTTTGTGTGCCCCGACTGTGGGAAAAACTTTAGCCACAAAGGGAGCCTTATTTTGCATGTGAGGACCCACACGGGAGAGAAGCCGTACAAATGCCTAGACTGCGGGAAAAGGTTCAGCAGGTCTGGGTCTCTGAAAGAACACGAGAAAACCCACACCGGCGAGAGACCGTACGCTTGCTTGGACTGCGGGCGAAGTTTCAGGAAGAACTCTGAGCTTGCCACGCATTACAGGTTTCACACGGGAGAGAAGCCGTATAAATGTTCAGGCTGCGAGAAATCCTTCAGTACCAGCTCTAACCTTATTGCTCATCAGAGGACTCACACTGGGGAGAAGCCGTACAAGTGCTCCGACTGCGGGAAAAGGTTCAGCCAGGCTGGAAACCTGAAAGAACATGAGAGGACTCACACCGGAGAGAAGCCGTACAAGTGCCCGgactgtgggaaaagcttcaggcAAATTTCTTACTTTATGAAGCACCACCAGACTCATCTGCCAGAGGGGAAAATGCCGATGGAGGAGAAACCGTACAAATGCTCTGATTGTGGGAAAGGCTTTGGAGAGAAAGCAAGCCTTGGTAGACATgaaaggattcacacaggagagaagccatttaAATGctcagattgtgggaaaagcttcTGCCTCAAATCGAACCTTGTTGTCCACGTgagaatccacacaggggagaagccgtaCAGATGCTCtgagtgcggaaagagcttcaACCAGACTTCAAGTCTTCACAATCACGAGAGAACCCATAAGGGTGAGGAACCTTATAAATGTTTAgaatgtgggaaaagcttcaACAGGCCATCGCAGCTGAAAACGCACGAGAGGATCCACACCGGAGAGAAACCGTTTAAGTGTTCAGAATGCGGGAAAGGCTTTGTTTACAGCCATCACCTCGTTAGACACCAGAGGAATCACACCGAAGAGAAACCTTACATATGCTCAAAGTGTGGAAAGGGGTTTAGTCACAAATCCACCCTTATTAGACATCAGGGGATCcacagagaagggaaaaaatag